Proteins from a genomic interval of Sporolactobacillus sp. Y61:
- a CDS encoding FeoB-associated Cys-rich membrane protein translates to MALSIILGMLIFGYAGWMLVRFVQTSRKGKCAACALKKSCEQAHCQCMSQTAVPVREKDLSNR, encoded by the coding sequence ATGGCATTAAGCATCATTCTCGGTATGTTGATTTTCGGCTATGCAGGATGGATGCTCGTCAGATTTGTACAGACGAGCCGGAAGGGGAAATGCGCAGCGTGTGCATTAAAAAAATCCTGTGAACAGGCGCATTGCCAATGCATGAGTCAGACTGCCGTCCCTGTTCGGGAAAAAGATCTTTCAAACCGATAA
- a CDS encoding amidase encodes MLELYRKNELSPVETIESAFKRVDRLNPQLNALVTLNKEQALKAAAVSERLYASGSARALEGLPVVIKDLTNTRGIRTTYGSLVYKNHVPERDATIVSRLRQAGAIILGKSNTPEFGHKGTTNSRIFPPARNPWNLENGTGGSSGGSAAAVAAGFCPIAEGSDGGGSIRIPSSLCGVFGFKPSFGRVPCDNHPESVFSNTVPFISYGPIARSVYDASLMFDVIQGPSIWDPFSLDPLTPSVTSTLTERKRPFRVGYTLDFGMYSVDEEIRQIFHTTLNKLEKEGAIVEPADIQMKKNLSDYVRYFNRLWMIGLAVQSKKMMRDCKDQLSASLISMIHRGEDATVEEYLGMNAYRTYLWRMFQKQFQSFDVLISPTLAAVAYPYNEEGPSSVNGQPINPESDWMMTSPVNLTGEPACSLPIGRTRAGLPVGMQCIAGHLQDRCLFQFAKWAESMVNMTTLAGKDK; translated from the coding sequence ATGCTGGAACTTTATCGAAAGAACGAACTGTCTCCGGTTGAGACGATAGAAAGTGCGTTTAAACGAGTGGATCGGCTGAATCCGCAATTAAATGCTTTAGTGACACTGAATAAAGAACAGGCCCTGAAGGCCGCTGCTGTTTCCGAACGACTCTATGCTTCCGGGTCAGCGCGTGCGCTTGAAGGCCTGCCTGTAGTCATTAAAGACCTGACGAATACACGGGGGATTCGAACGACATATGGCAGTCTGGTTTATAAGAATCATGTACCTGAGAGAGATGCGACGATTGTTTCCCGATTACGGCAAGCCGGGGCAATCATTCTGGGGAAATCGAACACACCTGAATTTGGGCATAAAGGAACGACAAACAGTCGTATTTTCCCGCCCGCAAGAAATCCATGGAATTTAGAAAACGGTACGGGCGGCTCCAGTGGGGGCTCTGCGGCGGCAGTTGCTGCCGGATTCTGCCCCATAGCTGAAGGCAGTGATGGAGGAGGATCAATTCGGATTCCATCCAGCTTATGTGGCGTGTTCGGCTTTAAACCGAGTTTTGGGCGAGTTCCCTGTGATAATCATCCGGAAAGTGTTTTTTCCAACACAGTTCCGTTTATCAGCTATGGACCGATAGCCCGTTCAGTGTACGACGCATCGTTAATGTTTGATGTGATACAGGGACCGTCAATATGGGATCCCTTTTCACTGGACCCGCTGACGCCTTCTGTCACGAGTACGCTGACTGAAAGAAAACGGCCGTTTCGTGTCGGTTATACCCTGGATTTTGGCATGTATTCTGTTGATGAAGAGATACGACAGATTTTTCACACGACATTGAATAAACTGGAAAAAGAAGGGGCAATTGTCGAGCCCGCCGATATTCAAATGAAAAAGAATCTGAGCGATTACGTCCGGTATTTCAATCGCCTCTGGATGATTGGACTGGCCGTTCAATCAAAAAAAATGATGCGTGACTGCAAAGACCAATTATCGGCATCCCTGATTTCAATGATTCACAGAGGAGAGGATGCCACGGTTGAAGAATATCTGGGAATGAACGCGTACAGGACTTATCTGTGGCGTATGTTTCAGAAACAGTTTCAATCCTTCGACGTGCTCATTTCTCCGACACTTGCTGCTGTGGCTTACCCCTATAATGAGGAAGGGCCGTCCTCGGTTAATGGGCAACCGATTAATCCCGAATCCGACTGGATGATGACAAGTCCTGTCAACCTTACTGGAGAACCTGCCTGTTCTTTGCCAATAGGCCGGACAAGAGCAGGTCTGCCGGTCGGCATGCAATGTATCGCCGGCCATCTTCAGGACAGATGTCTTTTCCAGTTTGCAAAATGGGCTGAATCCATGGTCAATATGACGACTCTTGCAGGAAAAGATAAATAA
- a CDS encoding threonine/serine exporter family protein, with the protein MNGFLKSKRVEGENSGMIHEVASVCILAGKILLQSGAETYRVEDTMNRIAGNFLEKEAQSFVTPTGIIFSIEAQDVTKMIRIRHRGTNLRKVTRVNSLSREVDKGYLGLSELHSRLRKIDHSDRAYPIWMQILAAAVASSSFLLMFLGRWEDVIPAFIAGGAGQAGMIYFHSLTRIKFFSEFMSSIIVGLIAVLSIRLGIGVELNKIIIGAVMPLVPGVPITNAVRDIMAGDLMSGMSKTAEAGLTAFAIGIGVAFCLALNGGASL; encoded by the coding sequence ATGAATGGTTTCCTGAAATCCAAAAGGGTCGAAGGGGAAAACAGCGGCATGATTCATGAAGTAGCTTCTGTTTGTATCCTGGCGGGAAAGATATTGCTTCAGAGCGGGGCGGAGACATACCGGGTTGAAGATACAATGAACAGAATAGCAGGAAATTTTCTGGAAAAAGAAGCACAGAGCTTTGTCACACCAACCGGGATCATTTTTTCTATTGAAGCTCAGGATGTCACGAAAATGATTCGGATCAGACACCGGGGAACAAATCTTCGAAAGGTGACACGGGTGAACAGCCTGTCGCGGGAAGTTGATAAAGGATATCTTGGTTTATCTGAACTACATAGCCGGCTCAGGAAAATTGACCATTCTGATCGAGCTTATCCGATCTGGATGCAGATACTGGCAGCAGCAGTGGCCAGCAGCAGCTTTCTCCTGATGTTTCTTGGCAGGTGGGAAGATGTCATTCCTGCATTCATTGCCGGTGGCGCAGGTCAGGCAGGTATGATCTATTTTCACAGTCTGACAAGAATTAAATTTTTCTCTGAATTTATGTCTTCAATTATTGTGGGTTTGATTGCGGTGCTCAGTATCAGACTGGGGATAGGCGTGGAACTGAACAAGATCATTATTGGAGCAGTCATGCCCCTGGTACCGGGCGTTCCCATTACAAATGCGGTTCGGGATATCATGGCAGGAGATCTGATGTCCGGAATGTCAAAGACGGCAGAGGCCGGCCTCACTGCCTTTGCCATAGGCATTGGTGTTGCTTTCTGTCTGGCCCTGAACGGGGGCGCTTCACTATGA
- the gpmA gene encoding 2,3-diphosphoglycerate-dependent phosphoglycerate mutase: MVKLVLIRHGQSEWNLENRFTGWTDVDLTEKGEQEATEAGEILKKNGYTFDFAFTSVLTRANHTLWNVLHALDLTWIPVKHTWRLNERHYGALQGLNKAKTAEKYGKEQVHIWRRSADVRPPALEKTDERYQAQLHDPRYAELSEAEQPLTEDLLDTVDRVLVYWNKEIAPRIKEGKKVVIAAHGNSLRALVKHLDQVPADRIIGLNIPTGTPLVYELDENLQPLNRYYLGADGPLDKEVLPSAETK, encoded by the coding sequence ATGGTTAAACTTGTATTAATCCGTCATGGACAAAGTGAATGGAACCTGGAAAACAGGTTCACCGGATGGACTGATGTTGACTTAACGGAAAAAGGTGAACAGGAAGCGACAGAAGCCGGTGAAATTCTGAAAAAAAACGGTTATACCTTTGACTTTGCCTTTACATCAGTACTCACAAGAGCTAATCACACGCTCTGGAATGTGCTTCATGCATTGGACCTCACCTGGATTCCTGTAAAACATACCTGGCGTCTGAATGAACGCCATTACGGTGCTTTACAGGGCCTGAACAAAGCAAAAACAGCAGAAAAGTACGGTAAGGAACAGGTACATATCTGGAGGCGTTCTGCTGATGTACGGCCACCTGCTCTTGAAAAAACAGACGAGCGCTATCAGGCACAGCTTCACGATCCAAGATATGCTGAACTGTCTGAAGCTGAACAGCCACTCACCGAAGACCTTCTGGATACGGTTGACCGCGTTCTGGTTTACTGGAATAAAGAAATCGCTCCAAGAATTAAAGAAGGTAAGAAAGTGGTTATTGCAGCACACGGTAACTCGCTGCGCGCACTGGTTAAACATCTTGATCAGGTTCCAGCCGATCGTATTATCGGACTGAATATTCCTACCGGCACACCGCTCGTTTATGAGCTGGATGAGAATCTACAGCCGCTTAACAGATATTATCTTGGTGCAGACGGACCACTTGATAAAGAAGTACTTCCATCTGCCGAAACAAAATAA